The sequence CGGTCAGCACCACCGAGGCGTCGAGGTGAATGAGCGCCAGCAGATCGACGACCCATTCCGGGGAATTCGCCCCGCTCATCATCACCCGCGAACCGGGTTCGACGCCACGGTGTGCAAGAAGTTCAGCGGCACCGAAGACTCGGGCCACGATTTCATCCGTCTCCCAGATATGCCCCTCGGGAGAAATCAAGCGCCTGATAATAGGCACCTCGTACTCCTTAACACCACCAGAGAGCGTGTTCAGCTCTCAGGCGACTGTCCCACAGCCGCAGTTCGGCGTCGAATACGGCAAGAGGAACTCCCTGACACATACGGGATGCTTGAGTGCGCAGCGACGGAAGTGACGCACCGGGCGGCCGGTTCTGATCGGTGAACTCTTGGCACGGTTGGCAGCGGCGTTTCTTTTTGAGTGCCGACAAGAATCCTGCCGATCGGGGCGGAAGCGCGGCCGATACGACCGCGGACTCATCGGAGCGCCCGACAGGCGGCCACTAAAAGTACGATTGAATGACCGGCCCGACGGCTATTCCGCGACAATTCCGACGGTGCTCCCCGCCCGGCCCCCACCGCTGTAATCAGCGATGCCGCCGGCACAAGCCCCGACGTCTCCGGACAAGCCCCGACGTCTCCGGCGACCCCGGTTCGGTCGGCATGCCCGCACCTCTCTGGTCCGCCCCAGCGGTCACCCCACCATGGAGACCTGCGCGGCGCTGGTCGCCCTGATCGGCCGCCCGGCGGCTCTGCGGTACGTCGCCGTCCCGGCCGGGGCCGCGGTCGCCACACGGACGGCGTACTTCGTGCAGCCGGCGGCCAGGCACCGCCCGTCCGACATCGTGAGGGGCGCCGGCGTCTGTCTCCTCTGGGCCCTTCTCGCCACCGCCGTCGTCCCCGGTACTGCCGAGCAGATCGCCTCCTGGCGGACGGACCGTCCGCGGGTGCTGTCCCTGTGCGCGGGCGGGACGACCGTCGCCGCCGTCCGGCGGGCTTAGGCGCAGGAATCCGCCCGGGTGCCCTGATGGTCGCAGGCGCCGTCGCCCCCTGCGCCGCTGTGGTCGCCCTGGCGTACCACCGCTTCCGCCCGCCGGTGCGGCAGCGGGCAGACGTCTTCGCCGGGCAGCCGTCCGCGCCGGTGGACCCTGACCGCGGCGGGTGTCCACGAACGACAACGCCGCCCCCGGTGCCGGGGGCGGCGTGCGGTGCGTCGGCGTGCGTCAGCGCGCGTCGATCAGGCTGTAGCTGCTCCCGTCGGGCAGGCCGGCGATCTTGACGCTGGTGGCTGCCAGCGGGCGGTTGTACGTTCCGCGCGGCGCGCCGAACCCGGTCCACTGGCCGTTGGCCTGGCGGAGGTTGTGCCAGGTGTTGCCGTCCATGCCGACGGCGAGGAGCTGGGCGGCGCCGTCCGGCGTGGCGGAGATCGCGACGGACGTGGCCTGCATCGCCTGACCGGGCGCCCACTGCGGGGTGTTCCAGCCGGAGTCGACCCGCTGCGCGTTCTGGGTCATGTGCCAGATGTTGCCGTCCTGGCCGATCGCGGCGATCTGGAGGGTGTAGTCCCGCGTGGCCGTGATCGAGAGGTCCTTGCCGACGAAGGTGGCGGCGCCGCCGACCCCGGGCAGGGTCTGCCAGCCCGACTGCTCCCACATGCCGTTCATGTAGCGCTCGGTCAGGCGCATGGCACCGTCCCGGCCGTACACGAGCACCTTGATGGAGTTGTTCGGCAGGCCGGTGACGGCGACGTCCTTGGCCTTCATGACGCCCTTGCCGGTGCCGTCCCCGACGCCTGCCCAGCCGCCCTCCTGCCAGGAGCCGTCCGGCTTGCGCAGGGTGTGCAGCAGGTTGCCGTCCTTGTCGACGGCGAGCGCCTGGAGCGTGCCGTTGGGGGTGCTGGCGAGGGCGAGCGGGCCGCCGTTCAGCTGCTTGTCGACGGCGTCGCTGTTGAGGCGGTTCCAGCCCTGCCACGAGCCGTTGGAGAAACGGATGTTGTGGTAGAGGTGCTTGTCGTTGCCGTAGGCGAGGAACTGCAGGTCGCCGTCGGGCATGGCCGCCACCGCGCGCTCACCGCCGGCGAACTCCAGCGCGCCGTAGGCGCCGGGCAGCGCCTCGGCGGCGCTCCAGGTCCCGTCGGCGCGGCGCTGGGTGCCCACCAGGGTGCCGGGTGCCGTGGTCGGGGTGTTGTTGGCGATGATGGCCGCGTTGATGTACCCGGAGCCCCTGATGGGGCCCCTGCCGTCACCCATGTTGACGTTGTCGTACGCCACGATGTTGGTGTTCCTGGCGATGCTGGAGTAGCGCCATTCGCCTTCCAGCTTCTTCACCAGGTTGTAGTTGTGCTGACGGGCCAGGTAGAGCATGTAGGGGACGCCGTCACCGCCCCTGAAGTTCATGCCGTTGTTGGCGACGTCGTAGGCCGCGTCGGGGATGGCGAGCGTGGAGTCGACGTTGCCGGAGAGCGCGAAGAACGTGTCCGGCGTGCCCAGGTCGGTGCTCAGCACCTGCTGGTCGCGGTCGAGCGCCGTGCGGCTGATCTTGTCGATCGCCGGGTCCGACGAGAAGGGGTGCGTCACCGCCTCCTTGATGAGGCCGCCCCAGTCCTTGTCCTCGACGTAGCTGTCGCGGCCGTCGATGCGGCTCTCCGGCCAGTCCCAGGGCTCGTCCGTGCTGTTGGTGGTGTCGAGCAGGATGACGTTGGCGCCGGCCGCCATGTACTGGTAGTACGTGGAGGAGGGCGTCAGCTTGTTCTTGTCGGCCATGCGGGAGGTGCCGATCGCCTTGGCCAGCAGCTCGACGGCTTCCTTGTTGTCCGCGGCCGCGGACTCCTTCGGGACGGAGGTGCGCAGATCGATCGTGACGATCTCCTCCGGGTGGTCGCGGATCCAGGCGGCGATGTCGTTGATCTCGCCCTTCTGTCCGGTGGCGGGGTCGTCGAAGAACAGACCGCCGAGCGGACCGCCGTGGTACGTGTACCACTTGCCGTTCTGCTTGCACAGCCGCAGGTCGAGATAGCGCGAGCCGGCGTCGAGCTGGGCCTTGATGGGGCCCGACTGCGTGACCGAGATGGCGGCGGCGATCTCCGGGTACTTCCGGGCCATCGACGCTTCGCTCGCGGTGTCGCAGACTCCCGACTTGTCGGTGATGCCCCACGTTCCCGCGTCGTGGCTGCCGGGCATCACGACCTTGTTGAGCGGCCGGTCGCCGATGACGTCGCGGATCTGGCCCATCCAGCGGTTCAGGAACAGGCTGTCCGGGTCGATCGGGCCGGGGGTCGGAGCGGTCGCGGTCGTGGCGCCGGCGGCGGCCGCCACCGGCGCGCCCGGCAGGCCGGCCACGGCGAGTCCGGCGGTGAGCATCACCAGAGTCAGGCCGCTGGAAGCCATACGGCGGTTCAAGGCGCGAGGGTTCACTGCTGTCATCCGTTCTGCGAAGTCCCCCGCCGAAGATGCCTGGCGGAAGGGCCGGCCTGGAGAACGCTCCAGGAAGGCGAAACGTACAGGCCCGGTCCGCGCCCCGGATGAAGATGAGGGTTCGCTGAGAAATGCGTGAAGACGCTGTGACCATCACCCGCGGAAGCGGAGAGCACGCTCTTTTCCCTGGTCGGCGCCCTGAAGCCGGTTCACTGAAGCACCTGCTGACGCACCGGCGGCCCAGTGCTGAATGCTCATCAGAAGTGAGCGATCCGGGCACCGACGGGCCGACGCGAGGAACCTTGGACCGTTTCACGCCCGGCGCCAGGACGTCGACGCTGTGGTCCCACGACAAGTCAAGGAACGCTGGTCCCCACCTGGTCCCCAAAAATGATCGGGGGGCGGTTTCGGATCTCTCCGAAACCGCCCCTGGCCTGCGACCCCTTGCCCCCAGTGAACGAAACACCGTCCAGGGGGGTCCGTGAGATCCAGGGAGAGCGGAAACGTCCAGGTCGGCGCCACAAATTCCACGTCGGTCCGTGCAGTTCGTGAGACCTGTGTGAGACGGCTGTGAGACGGCGAAGCCCCGGCTCGGTGGAGTTCACCGGCCGGGGCTTCGCCGCGCCTTGGGGCGGTCAGTCTTGCTCGTCGTCCTCGGCCTCTCCGCCGACGGCGGGCGGTCCGGGTCAGCGGGGGCCGTACTGATCCGCAGGCATCCGTCCGTACCGAACAGCTCGATCAACTGCGACAGATGGGCGCGCGCCGCACTGCGGCCAGGGGTCTCTCGCGTGGTCAACCCCGCCCCTCCAGGTCCGCCCACACGATCTTGCCCCAGTGCCGCTCGTCCGTGCCCCAGTCGGCGGCCGGCGCCGCCACGAGGCGCAGACCGCGCCCGCCCTCTTCGTTCTCGTGCGCTTCGCGCTCCACCGGCCGCGCCCGAGAGAGATCCGCGACTCCGACACGCACCCGCGCGGCGCCGGGGCGGTCGATGACGACCCGGATGGACTCCCGCCGGGCGTGCTGCACGGCGTTGGCCACCAACTCGGAGACGATCAGCGCCCCATCCTCGGCCAATGCGTCCAGCCCCCAGACGGCACAGGCGGTACGAAGCAGGAGCCGCGCGGTGGCTGCGCTCTCGGGCTGCCTCGGCAGGGTCTCGCTGTACCCGGGGTGCCCGGTCTGGCGGGCCCGGGTTGTAGGTTGCGGCATGTCGGTCTGCTTCCTTCAGATCGGCCAGCCCCGGGGCCGTTCGCGCGGTCGCCGGGGCGCTACGCGTTCAGGTAACCGGGGTGCGCGATCACGCGGAGGAGCCAACCAGGGGGCCAGGAAGGGGCCACACTGGATACGGAAGGGGGCCACCATGAGCGACACCACCGAGCGACGCCGCGAGTTCGGCGCCTACCTCGCCGGTCTGCGGCGGCACTCCGGCCGCTCGCAGCGGCAGTTCGCCGCCGTGCTGTGCGCCGTGTCCGGCGCCCAGTCGATCACGCGGAACGAGGTCTCCCGATGGGAGCGCGGGGAGCGCGTCCCGGACGCGTGGCTCCCCACCTTCGCCCAGGTGCTCGGCGTGCCGCTGCGTGAGCTGGAGCAGGCCGCCGCGTACGCCCGGGGGGACGCTCAGGCCGTCCTTCCCGGGGTCGCGGCCACCCTCGGGGACCTGCTGCCCGACGGGGACGCGCTGGAGCCGCTGTCAGCCCCCTGTGGCCGTCGGATCGGTGCCACCACAGTGGACGGTCTGGCGGCTCGCGTCCACGGTCTCCGGCTCGCGGACGATGTGCTGTCCGGCGGGGACCTGATCGCCCCCGCCTTCCGTGAGCTGCGCGCCGCCGTCCGCCTGTACCGCGAGTCCGAGCACTCCGAGGAGACGGGGCGCGGCCTGCTCGTGCAGATCGGGGAGTTGGGCCAGATCGCCGGATGGATCGCCTCGGACGCCGGTCGGGGTGACGACGCGGAGCACGCCTACCGACTCGGGCTCTCGGCCGCCCGCCAGGCCGGGGACGCGCCGCTGGTGGCACAGCTCGCGGGCAGCCTCGGCTACCACCTGACGAACAGCGGCCGGGAACGGGAGGGCCTGGAGCTGGCGAAGGCAGCCGTTGCGGAGGCCGGGCCGGACGCTCCGGCCACAACCCGCGCCCTGTTCCTGGACCGCGTGGCGTGGGCGCATACGCGTGCCGGGGAGGCTCAACCGGCCCTGCGGGCGCTCGGGGAGGCCCACGCCGCCCTGGACGCCACGGGCGGCCCTCCCGCGCCGAAGTGGGCCTACTGGGTCAACCGCGAGGAGCTGGAGGTCATGGACGCCCGGGTGTTCACCGAGCTGCGCCGCCCGCTGCGCGCGGTGCCGCTGCTCCAGGACGTGCTGGGACGCTACGACGCCACGCACGCCCGGGAGGTCGCGCTGTACCGCTCATGGTTGGCCGTGGCGCTGGCTGACGCGAACGAGCCCGAGCAGGCTGCCGAAGAGGCCCGCCGCGTCATCGGCACATCCGGCGATCTTTCCTCGGAGCGCACGGCGGAGCGGGCCCGGACGGTCCTGCACCGGCTGAGGGAGTACAAGGACGTGCCCGAGGCACGCGAAGTGCTGGCCGACCATGGGCACTTGTTGCTCGCTTAGGGGTACGCCACTCGTTTCCGATCGGTGAAGCCAGCAAAGCACCCTCAGTGAAGGCACCGAGGAAAGAGGAACTTTGTCCGACCAGCAGACACCACTACGCCTGTCATACGATCCGGACGACTATCTGCGCATACGGGATATCCCCGTCTGATTGATCAATCGGCCCGCCTGGGTTCTCGTCACACGCAGGAAGCCGCAGCGCTCACGGGCTACGGCTTCCTGGCGTTCAGGCGGCGGGAAGTTCCAGCCGCCCCTCGGTAGCCATGCCCCGCAGAAAACCGGCCATCACGTCCGGCACGCGGGCGCGCTGCGCGGCCGTCGGCTCCAAGGCGTCCGGCGTCCGGTTCATGGCCTCGAACATGATCTTCGTCTGGACCTCGGCCAGCGTCACCAGG is a genomic window of Streptomyces sp. WP-1 containing:
- a CDS encoding ATP-binding protein, whose product is MPQPTTRARQTGHPGYSETLPRQPESAATARLLLRTACAVWGLDALAEDGALIVSELVANAVQHARRESIRVVIDRPGAARVRVGVADLSRARPVEREAHENEEGGRGLRLVAAPAADWGTDERHWGKIVWADLEGRG
- a CDS encoding helix-turn-helix transcriptional regulator — its product is MSDTTERRREFGAYLAGLRRHSGRSQRQFAAVLCAVSGAQSITRNEVSRWERGERVPDAWLPTFAQVLGVPLRELEQAAAYARGDAQAVLPGVAATLGDLLPDGDALEPLSAPCGRRIGATTVDGLAARVHGLRLADDVLSGGDLIAPAFRELRAAVRLYRESEHSEETGRGLLVQIGELGQIAGWIASDAGRGDDAEHAYRLGLSAARQAGDAPLVAQLAGSLGYHLTNSGREREGLELAKAAVAEAGPDAPATTRALFLDRVAWAHTRAGEAQPALRALGEAHAALDATGGPPAPKWAYWVNREELEVMDARVFTELRRPLRAVPLLQDVLGRYDATHAREVALYRSWLAVALADANEPEQAAEEARRVIGTSGDLSSERTAERARTVLHRLREYKDVPEAREVLADHGHLLLA